In Halothermothrix orenii H 168, the sequence TTAATAAAGTCACTTTTTTTGTATTATTCATTTTTATCACTCACCTTATTTAAAAGCTTATTTATTTTCTTTTGCATGTGGTCTATATCTTTATCACTTACAATAACCTCACTTACATAATTTGGTGAATGAAAATTAATACTATTCCTCTTAATTAAATTATTGAACAATTGTACTTGTTCTTCATTAAAATTTGACATTACTCCTATTCCCAAAATTGAAGGGTACTCTTTATAACGTGGTTTATGATGTATCTCTCCATCGACTTTGATAAAAAAAGGAGAAATTAAAGGAATCATTCTATCAAGTGC encodes:
- a CDS encoding flavodoxin family protein; the encoded protein is MKALLLNGEKDNKSLNVYSKIIRKELKSRDYEVNTVILHEKRIADCIGCFGCWIKKPGVCIIDDYAQKIANMFINSDLVIYLTPIVFGGDSYQLKKALDRMIPLISPFFIKVDGEIHHKPRYKEYPSILGIGVMSNFNEEQVQLFNNLIKRNSINFHSPNYVSEVIVSDKDIDHMQKKINKLLNKVSDKNE